Within the Arthrobacter sp. V1I7 genome, the region AACGTCGCGTCCGTGGGCCTTTCCGTGGCTGTGACTGAGGCCCTCAGCCCCCGCCTGAAGCGGTACATCGGGCCATTGGCGTACAGCATCGCCACGCTTCTGGCTTATACCCGGCACAAGCCGTTCGGGGCCCGCCTCGAGTTCCCGGAGGGGGACCACGAGCCGCTGGAGCTCGAGGACCTGCTTCAGGTGGCGGTCGGCAACGGCCGCCACTACGGCGGCGGCAATACGGTCTCCCCCACCGCCGGGATCGATGACCACATCCTTGACATCTACGCCATCCTGGCCGGCCCGCTCCGGGAGCACGTGAGCATCGCACGGTTGCTCAAGGACGGAAGCTTCATCGAACACGACCGGGTGTACCACCTGACCAGCCGGCATGTGCGGCTGGTCACCGAGCCACCGCTGCCGGTGAACCTCGATGGCGAGATCGCGACCACCATGCCCACCGACTTCACCGTCCAGCGCAACGCCGTCCACGTGGTGGTGCCCCAGAGCAGCACCAGCGCATTGTTCGACGGACCGGGCGCCGCGACCTGGCCGTCCTGAGCGCGTTGTTTCCTAAACAGTCACGCCTCCGGCACGACTCCCCTTAGTGTTGGTGCAGCAGCTCACGAAACCGATTACGTAAACCGCTTGCGTAACACGGCCCGGCAGACACCCTCAGGGAGGAGGAACAGTGGTCACCATCCGCGATGTCGCCAAGCACGCCGGCGTCTCACCCGCCACCGTCTCCCGGGTTGTCAACGGGCTCGTGGGCTACTCCGACGAAACCCGCGAACGTGTCGAAACCGCGGTGAAAAGCCTCAGCTACGAGACGGACTACCTCGCCCGCGGCCTCAAGACCCGGCAAACGTCCGTGATCGGGCTCCTCGCCCCGATGGTCTCAGATGCCCTCGCCTCGCAGGTCATGCAGGGTGTGGAGGAGGAGGCCCAGGAACGTGGCTACGCTGTGATGCTCGGCCGCACCGGCGCCAAGTCCACCTACATCGCCGGCTACCTGCGGACCCTGCGCACTTACCGGGCCGCCGGCGTCATTCTCATCTCCTCGGTGATCACGCCCGAGACGCGGCAACTGCTGGGGCCCAACGTCCCGATCATCTCCGTCGCCATCAGCGACAAGTCC harbors:
- a CDS encoding lipid kinase, yielding MKAARDARSAAVVINAGSRRGAAHELAVDTMRKAGVPISSVHPVLSGGELAGTLDRVLADGHDLVVVGGGDGTVSYAAGRVAGTNVVLGVLPLGTANDFARTLEIPNNLLDACAAVAEGKVVDIDLGRANAEPFLNVASVGLSVAVTEALSPRLKRYIGPLAYSIATLLAYTRHKPFGARLEFPEGDHEPLELEDLLQVAVGNGRHYGGGNTVSPTAGIDDHILDIYAILAGPLREHVSIARLLKDGSFIEHDRVYHLTSRHVRLVTEPPLPVNLDGEIATTMPTDFTVQRNAVHVVVPQSSTSALFDGPGAATWPS